The proteins below come from a single Nocardiopsis gilva YIM 90087 genomic window:
- a CDS encoding ATP-binding protein, translated as MRAFARTFPGRAESAARARHWLKDLLDHETCGAKVPAETAETAYLLLSELATNAAQHTASGRPGGYFSVFARFSTSRLRIEVTDEPTLSDPPVASSARPHDESGRGLGIVAALSTRCGDYRRARSHTVFFELTHGSRNGNGNGNFPPPLALTPLRHWLQRQSTARSHPIRSPARGRNGLFAPSPATA; from the coding sequence ATGCGAGCGTTCGCGCGCACGTTCCCCGGTCGGGCGGAGAGCGCGGCCCGGGCCCGCCATTGGCTCAAAGATCTGTTGGACCACGAGACCTGCGGCGCCAAGGTCCCCGCGGAAACCGCCGAGACGGCGTATCTTCTCCTCTCAGAACTCGCCACCAACGCGGCACAGCACACGGCCTCCGGCCGACCCGGCGGATACTTCTCCGTGTTCGCCCGCTTCAGCACAAGCCGACTGCGCATCGAGGTCACCGACGAACCGACCCTGTCGGACCCGCCGGTCGCCTCCTCTGCGCGTCCTCATGACGAGAGCGGGCGCGGCCTCGGCATCGTCGCCGCGCTCTCGACCCGATGCGGCGACTATCGGCGCGCCCGCAGCCATACCGTGTTCTTCGAACTCACCCACGGCTCACGCAACGGGAACGGCAACGGTAACTTCCCCCCACCGCTCGCCCTGACCCCGCTCCGCCACTGGCTGCAGCGACAGTCCACGGCGAGGAGCCACCCCATACGATCCCCGGCACGCGGAAGAAACGGCCTCTTCGCCCCTTCCCCTGCCACCGCCTGA
- a CDS encoding polysaccharide deacetylase family protein yields the protein MRRIPSRSTAETAPKPRSTRTRRMSSVALFASLMLMLGAGSAAATPTAAAPRGAAPDCSSSGTKCIALTFDDGPAPRTADLLDILDQRGVRSTFFMVGRQIERRPATVRLVNSRGHEVANHSANHPDLTKLSKNEIRAEISEVNKQIRREIGFTPTLMRPPYGETNATVKGVIEEFGMTQVLWNVDSEDWKDHDAETIERRVLADAKPSAVVLMHDIHNTTIEAVPEIIDGLAARGYTMVTVSQLLNSTHADTHHSEDVPTLPHSSGPVL from the coding sequence TTGCGCCGAATCCCCTCCCGTTCGACCGCCGAGACCGCCCCGAAGCCGCGCAGCACACGCACGCGCCGGATGAGCTCGGTCGCGCTGTTCGCGTCGCTGATGCTGATGCTCGGCGCCGGCTCAGCCGCCGCCACACCCACCGCAGCGGCGCCCCGCGGGGCCGCTCCCGACTGCTCGTCCTCGGGGACCAAGTGCATCGCACTGACCTTCGATGACGGACCCGCGCCTCGGACCGCCGACCTACTCGACATCCTCGACCAACGCGGCGTGCGCTCCACCTTCTTCATGGTCGGGCGGCAGATCGAGCGGCGTCCGGCGACCGTTCGCCTGGTGAACTCTCGGGGACACGAGGTCGCCAACCACAGCGCGAACCACCCGGACCTCACCAAGCTGAGCAAAAACGAGATCCGCGCGGAAATCTCCGAAGTCAACAAGCAGATCCGGCGCGAAATCGGTTTCACGCCCACATTGATGCGTCCGCCCTACGGTGAGACCAACGCGACCGTCAAAGGGGTGATTGAGGAATTCGGGATGACCCAGGTCCTGTGGAACGTCGACAGTGAGGACTGGAAGGACCACGACGCCGAGACCATCGAGAGGCGGGTCCTCGCCGACGCCAAGCCCAGCGCGGTCGTGCTCATGCACGACATCCACAACACCACGATCGAGGCGGTTCCCGAGATCATCGACGGGCTTGCCGCACGGGGCTACACCATGGTGACGGTGTCGCAGCTCCTCAACAGCACACACGCGGACACCCACCATTCGGAGGACGTGCCGACACTGCCACACAGCTCCGGTCCGGTTCTGTAG
- a CDS encoding nuclear transport factor 2 family protein, translated as MEQQRMSNQLRALTDRADITSLVDRWLASLDDRRFDAGWARSMFTEDIRSEDPMGEHVGIAGHLESMRKLLVMFERTQHVGMNHIIDLDGDVARVRWNSINTHVLASQGGAEESERLFTSGGHFDADVVRTAEGWRFQRMSLHVTWTSGEPPVLPADA; from the coding sequence ATGGAACAGCAGAGGATGAGCAATCAGCTGCGCGCGCTCACGGATCGCGCGGACATCACGAGCCTTGTCGATCGGTGGCTGGCCTCGCTTGACGACAGGAGGTTCGACGCGGGGTGGGCTCGGTCGATGTTTACCGAGGACATCCGCTCCGAGGATCCGATGGGTGAGCACGTGGGGATCGCCGGACACCTGGAGTCCATGCGCAAGCTCCTGGTCATGTTCGAGCGCACGCAGCACGTGGGGATGAACCACATCATCGACCTCGACGGCGATGTCGCGAGGGTGCGGTGGAACTCGATCAATACGCATGTGCTCGCATCGCAGGGCGGGGCGGAGGAGAGCGAACGGCTCTTCACGTCCGGTGGCCACTTCGACGCCGATGTGGTGCGCACCGCCGAGGGGTGGCGGTTCCAACGGATGTCTCTCCATGTGACGTGGACGTCCGGAGAGCCGCCAGTACTGCCGGCCGACGCCTGA
- a CDS encoding DUF3427 domain-containing protein translates to MEGLYEELITKELNARLDKLQSDGWAVGRLPVGKESSPHVLADHVADQVRRRLSTLSPDQQVTVTNRILSSLAKPDGAEDPVEPDIDPSDDETTPMRLAALSRGKELGIYAHRPATPLTETALITNMPEDPRLGPELRQEITTADRIDLLCAFVKWSGLRLLEEPLAMAHERGVPIRVLTTTYIGATERRALDRLVRRFGAEVKINYEQLSTRLHAKAWLFRRNTGYDTAYVGSSNLSKPALLDGLEWNVRLSTRATPDVMKKFELTFDAYWESPTFDDYDPDHDAARLDEALAAAGGTGMGSGRQVQLSGLNVRPYPHQRDMLERLETARTVHGHYRNLLVAATGTGKTVMAGLDYKRLRELYSRDLKLLFIAHRQEILVQSMRTYQDVLNDHDLGEILAGGVSPTERTHVFASVQSLEKTKRLESFSPDHFDVIVIDEFHHGAAKTYRRVVDYFKPKELLGLTATPERTDGTKIHDLYFDGRITAELRLWEALENELLSPFHYFGISDNTDLTAVTWKRGGYDTDELESLFTGNDARARLILTAVREKVTDPGSMRALGFCVSIAHAEYMARCFREAGLAATALSAATDVTTRREALAKLKDGELQVIFSVDLLNEGVDIPDVDTLLLLRPTSSATVFLQQLGRGLRRTANKPVLTVLDFIGQHRAEFRFEEQFHALTGQSRRRLQESVEADFPRLPAGCQILLERKAKDTILNNIKAQIGVNVRALAHEVRAYGTSDLAEYLHESGRSIEQIYRAKNSWTGILRRAGLLPATAPSGEKELLGRVASLLHVDDPLRRDHYRMMLADDAPRYEELDGQGQAYARMLYFSLWDRKNSFVHYQEGFDELQRHPDVRRELRQVLDYGLNHAEHVPHPLLNGIASLPLAVHASYNRSEIVAALGQAKIGVYYPSNFREGVKWCPEIKTDALLITSEKDEKDFSPQTRYKDVALSETLFHWESQNSTSSTTETGLRYQNHRREGSQVLLFIRQFNSNDIGGAQPWMLLGPATYIKHEGDNPMGITWKLTYPLPADVWNYAAIAAS, encoded by the coding sequence ATGGAAGGACTCTATGAAGAGCTCATCACGAAGGAACTGAACGCCAGGCTCGACAAATTACAGAGCGACGGGTGGGCCGTCGGCCGGCTACCAGTTGGGAAGGAGTCTTCCCCTCATGTCCTGGCCGACCACGTCGCCGATCAGGTGCGCCGTCGCCTGTCCACGCTTTCCCCGGACCAGCAGGTCACGGTTACCAACCGGATCCTGTCCTCCCTCGCCAAACCTGACGGTGCCGAAGACCCCGTAGAACCCGACATCGATCCCAGTGATGACGAGACGACGCCGATGCGCCTGGCCGCGCTCAGCCGTGGGAAGGAACTGGGGATCTACGCCCACCGACCCGCGACCCCGCTGACCGAGACCGCGCTCATCACCAACATGCCGGAGGACCCTCGCCTGGGTCCCGAGCTCCGTCAGGAGATCACGACAGCGGACCGGATCGACCTCCTGTGCGCCTTCGTCAAGTGGTCGGGCCTCCGCCTCCTGGAGGAGCCTCTGGCGATGGCGCACGAGCGGGGCGTTCCCATCCGTGTATTGACGACGACCTACATTGGGGCCACTGAGCGACGCGCCTTGGACCGGCTGGTGCGCAGATTCGGCGCCGAGGTCAAGATCAACTACGAGCAGCTCTCCACCCGGCTGCACGCCAAGGCGTGGCTCTTCCGCCGGAACACCGGATACGACACGGCCTACGTCGGAAGCTCCAACCTGTCCAAGCCAGCTCTGCTCGACGGCCTGGAGTGGAACGTCCGCCTGTCCACGCGGGCCACCCCCGACGTCATGAAGAAGTTCGAGCTGACCTTCGACGCCTACTGGGAGTCGCCCACCTTCGACGACTACGACCCGGATCACGACGCGGCGCGCCTCGACGAAGCGCTGGCCGCAGCGGGCGGGACCGGGATGGGCAGTGGACGGCAGGTCCAGCTCTCGGGACTCAATGTGCGGCCATACCCGCACCAGCGCGACATGCTGGAGCGCCTGGAAACGGCACGCACCGTCCACGGGCACTACCGCAACCTCCTCGTGGCGGCAACAGGGACCGGGAAGACGGTGATGGCCGGGCTTGACTACAAACGACTCCGTGAGCTTTACAGCCGGGACCTCAAGCTCCTGTTCATCGCCCACCGGCAGGAGATCCTGGTTCAGTCCATGCGGACCTACCAGGACGTCCTCAACGACCACGACCTCGGCGAGATCCTGGCTGGCGGCGTGTCACCCACCGAGCGCACGCATGTCTTCGCGAGCGTGCAGTCGCTGGAGAAGACGAAGCGTCTGGAAAGCTTCTCGCCTGACCATTTCGACGTGATCGTCATCGACGAGTTTCACCATGGTGCCGCCAAGACGTACCGGCGCGTCGTCGACTATTTCAAGCCGAAGGAGCTCCTTGGGCTGACTGCGACGCCCGAGCGCACTGACGGCACCAAGATCCACGACCTGTACTTCGACGGACGCATCACCGCTGAGCTACGCCTGTGGGAAGCGCTGGAGAACGAGCTTCTGAGCCCGTTCCACTACTTCGGGATCAGCGACAACACCGACCTGACCGCTGTGACGTGGAAGCGCGGCGGATATGACACTGACGAACTTGAGTCGCTGTTCACTGGGAACGACGCGCGCGCACGCCTGATCCTCACGGCGGTCAGGGAGAAGGTCACCGATCCCGGTTCGATGCGCGCGCTCGGCTTCTGTGTCTCCATCGCTCACGCCGAATACATGGCGCGGTGTTTCCGGGAAGCCGGGCTCGCGGCAACGGCTCTCTCGGCCGCGACGGACGTCACCACTCGGCGGGAGGCCCTTGCCAAGCTGAAGGACGGAGAGCTCCAGGTCATCTTCTCGGTCGACCTGCTGAACGAGGGGGTGGACATCCCAGATGTCGACACGCTCCTGCTGCTCAGGCCCACGTCCAGCGCCACTGTGTTCCTGCAGCAGCTCGGTCGCGGACTGCGCCGAACAGCGAACAAGCCTGTGCTCACCGTCCTCGACTTCATCGGGCAGCACCGCGCGGAATTCCGCTTCGAGGAACAGTTCCACGCGCTTACCGGCCAGTCCCGCCGACGCCTGCAGGAGAGTGTGGAAGCCGACTTTCCGCGGCTGCCCGCGGGATGCCAGATCCTGCTGGAACGCAAGGCCAAGGACACCATCCTCAACAACATCAAGGCACAGATCGGCGTCAACGTCAGGGCACTGGCCCACGAGGTGAGGGCGTACGGAACAAGCGACCTTGCCGAGTACCTGCACGAGAGCGGCAGGAGCATCGAGCAGATCTACCGGGCGAAGAACTCGTGGACAGGAATCCTGCGCCGTGCCGGACTGCTCCCAGCGACCGCGCCGAGCGGAGAGAAGGAACTTCTGGGCCGCGTCGCTTCGCTCCTGCATGTCGATGATCCGCTGCGGCGGGACCACTACCGCATGATGCTGGCCGACGACGCGCCGCGTTACGAGGAGCTGGATGGGCAGGGACAGGCGTATGCCCGGATGCTCTACTTCTCTCTTTGGGACCGGAAGAACAGCTTCGTCCACTACCAGGAGGGGTTCGACGAGCTTCAGCGTCACCCCGATGTCCGGCGCGAGCTGCGGCAAGTGCTCGACTATGGCCTCAACCATGCCGAGCACGTTCCACACCCACTCCTCAACGGGATCGCTTCACTCCCCCTGGCCGTGCACGCCTCCTATAACCGCTCGGAGATCGTGGCAGCGCTGGGCCAGGCCAAAATCGGCGTCTACTACCCCAGCAACTTCCGGGAGGGGGTGAAGTGGTGCCCAGAGATCAAGACCGATGCCTTGCTGATCACGTCGGAAAAGGACGAGAAAGACTTCTCGCCACAAACGCGCTATAAGGACGTTGCGCTGAGCGAGACGTTGTTCCACTGGGAATCGCAGAACTCCACCTCCAGCACAACGGAGACCGGTCTGCGCTACCAAAACCACCGGCGGGAAGGGTCGCAGGTGCTGCTCTTCATCCGACAGTTCAACAGCAACGACATCGGTGGAGCCCAACCGTGGATGCTGCTTGGTCCTGCCACCTATATCAAGCACGAGGGTGACAACCCGATGGGTATCACATGGAAGCTCACGTACCCGCTTCCCGCGGACGTGTGGAACTACGCGGCCATCGCCGCCTCATAA